In bacterium BMS3Abin08, a genomic segment contains:
- the acsA_1 gene encoding acetyl-coenzyme A synthetase — protein sequence MLIGHVRESIGPIAKPDRIQFAPGLPKTRSGKIMRRILRKIARNEVDDLGDTSTLADPSVVESLVKERIQ from the coding sequence ATGCTGATAGGTCACGTGAGGGAGAGCATAGGGCCCATAGCTAAGCCCGACAGGATACAGTTTGCCCCCGGGCTGCCGAAGACCAGAAGTGGAAAGATAATGAGAAGGATACTGAGAAAGATAGCCCGCAATGAGGTGGATGATCTCGGGGATACATCCACACTGGCTGACCCCTCCGTGGTGGAGTCCCTTGTTAAGGAGAGAATTCAATAG